Sequence from the Streptomyces sp. NBC_00440 genome:
TCGCCAGTGAGATCGACGTAGTCCGTCCCGGCGTCGGCGCAGGCGGCGACGGTGCCCATGCCGTGCTGGACGTACGGGCCGACCGTCGTGGCGAGGACCCGGGTGGAGTGAGCGAGTTCCCTCACGGTGGCGGGGTCGTGCACATCGACGTGGAGCAGGGGAACCCCGGCCGCCGCGGGCACGGTCTCCGCGAGCCGGCTCCGCAGCGCGCGAAGGGCCTCGGCATTGCGTCCGGCGAGTGCCCATCGGCAGCCCTCGGGGGCGTTGCGGGCCAGGTAGTCGGCGGTCAGGGCGCCGACGAAGCCGGTCGCACCGACGAGAACGATGTCGTACGCACGATCCATGGTCTCGCACTCTCCTCAGCTTGCGGTTACCCAACGGTAGGGACCAAGTGGGGGCGCGACAAGCGAGCGGCTCACGACACCGGCCGGACCGTGCCGCTCACTGGGGTGCGGTCGTGTCACCCCGTCCCGGCCAGTGCACCGGCTGGTCGCCGCCCTGGACAGCGAAGACCGTGCCGGATCCATGGGCGGTGTTGGTCTGTTCCAGGTGTGCGTGGGCGGCCTCCCGGTGGTTGTCCGGCATCGTGCGGCGTACCGCCTCCACCAGGTGCGCGAGCGGCTCACGGCAGGACGGCTCGCTGCGGAGCAGGGCTTGGAGTTCCATTTCCCAGGAACCCAGGAGTGCCTGCCGTGCGACGTCGGGGGCCGCAGCCCCCTCGACGAGCGCGGCGTGGCTGTCGAGCCGGGTCGCGATCTCCCGGCGCCGCCGGCCGGACCGGTGGAACAGGTCGGCCACGCCGTCGCGCACGGTCTGCCACAGGTCCGTGGTCATCGCGGTGACCAGGGTGGTCGCTCCGGCTGCCGCGAGTGTGGCCAGTTCGTCCTCCACGTAACTTCCCTTCCTCATTCGGGCGGGCGTCCGTTGATGTTCTGGTTGCCGTTCTGCGTGGCGTAGACGACGCCGTGTCCCGAAGCCTTGTTGATCATCTTCGACAGGCCCGCCGGGCGGTCCCGCCGGTGCGGTTCGACGGCCTGGTCCGGGGCAGCCGCTCCCCCCGTCGGAGCGGCTGCCCCGGGGAGGTGCAGCCAGGCGTTCGCCGAGTACTCCTTCTCTGTGACGTCAACCCGCCGGAAGGACTCGGGATCGATGCCCGGGTAGCCGTGCCGCACCGTTTCGTCGTAGAAGTGCTGGGAGACAAGGAGCGACGCGGGCACCGTGAGGGGTGCCCCGGCCAACGCCTCCCGGGCCGGGCTGGCGTCGAGCAGCCGGGCGAGCACCTCCAGCGGCCCCCCGGCGACCCCGGCCCGTCCGAGCCACACGTCACCGGCGTGCAACGCCACCCGGAGGCGGATCCGGGTCGGCCCTGCGGCCGTCCGGTTGTGCGCGTGCAGCCGGACCACCAGCTCGTGGAAGAGCGGGTGGATCAACCTGGACTTCGGCGCCCACGCCGGGGCGACGATCCGGAGGCCGTCCCCGAGGTCGTTGATCCGGCAGTCCTGCCAGTCGATTCCGCTCTCTTTCAGCGCCTCCTGAAGCGTGTTCAGAAGCACCTCGCGGATGCGCAGCAGGGCCACGTCGCCCCGGCCCCCTGAACGTTCGATGTCCACAGCCATCAGGGGCCGGTACTCCAGTACTGCGTCCATGCGTTCCTCCGGTCCCGCCGGTCCAGCCTCGCCCGCCCACTGTGCACCAGGCGTGTGCCGGAGATCCCGTCCCAGTACGGAATCCGCCGAAGTTCGACGAAGTCGTTGACGCACGGGGGCTGTTGGGGGCCATGACCGGCGGTCCACCCGGGTGCACACTGATGCCGTGGTGAATTCTGCGGAGCGGCGGGCCGGGCGGAGACCGCGCGAGTCATGGGCGTGGCCATCGGCGAGCGTGCTCGGGGGGCTCCCGCGGGCGGCGCGCGACCGGCTGCTCGCGCTGGGGGCCCTCGTGCGCTACCCGGGCGGCCGGGTGCTGATCCGTGAAGCGGAGGAGAGCACGTTCATGCTGATCCTGCTCGACGGTGTGGTCAAGGCGACCGGACGCACCAACGACCACCGGGATGCTCTCCTGGCCGTCCGTATGGGTGGCGACCTCGTCGGCGAGTTCGCCGCCGTCGACGGGCAGCCACGGTCCGCGACGGTGACGACGTGCGGGCCGGTCATCGCCCGCGTCGTGACCCGCGCCGACTTCCTCGACTGTATGCGGCACGACCGGCGGATCGCCCAGGCGGTCAACGAGTCGATCGTCGCCAAACTGCGGGTCGCGACGGGCCACCGTATCGACTTCACCGGCTGCGACGCCCCGACCCGGCTGGCCCGGGTGCTCTACCAGATCACCATGACCTACGGAGAGCGCACCGGCGCGGGCGCCATCATCCGCTGGCCGATCACCCAGCCCGAACTGGCCACTCTCGCCGGTGCGGCGGAGCCAACCGTGCAGAAGGCGCTGCGAAGGCTCCGTGAAGCTGGTGTGGTGTCCACCGGCTACCGCACCTTCTGCGTCGAGAATCTCGCGCAGCTGCGTCAACTCGCCTGTGCCTGAAGTCCATCAAGGCACCGAGCGGTCGTCGGAAAGCCGTCGTAGGACGGTATTCGGGCGGCAGCGGGCCATTAGCGTGACAGCGGGCGGACCGCCTCCTGAACGGGGAGACCTCCTGAACGGGGAGACGGGGATGAGGCCTGATGTCTCGCGACAGGGACGACGGCAGTGGATGACCGGGCGGCACAGGGGGAGCGATGCCAGACACGGATGACAACACGCGGACACCCGACGGGCCGGGCGCGACGCACCGGATCGACGTCGGTGGCAGCGTCACCGGCTCCGTGATCGCGGGCAACCACAATGTGGTCGTCGACGCGCAGCAGGGCTCACAGGTCACCGTGCTGGTCGGCCCCGAACGGCCCCGCCCTCAGCGCCGGGAGCGGGCCGAGGTTCTGCCCCGGAGTCTGCCGGAGCCGGTGGGCCGGGAGGAGGCGGCGCAGGCGCTGGCGGCGGCGGTCCGAGACGGAGGGCCGGTGCAGCTGTGGGGGCTGCCGGGGGTCGGCAAGACCACGCTGTTGCGGCACGCCGCGCGGTTGCTGCCTCCCGGGCCGGACGGGACGGTGTTCCTGGGCGGGGCCGATCGCGACATCGAGGATCTCGCCCAGGACGTGTTCGAGGCCTGCTACGAGGCCCCCGGGTATGCGCCGAACCGGGCGGAACTGCGACGGTTGATGACCGGTATGCGGGTGACGGTGTACGTGGATGACGCCGACCTGACGTCCGACCAGCTGCTTGAGTTGATGGACATGGCCCCGCAGGCAACGTTCGTCTTCGCCAGTGCCGAGCGGACGCTGTGGAGCGGCGGCACGGCACTGGAGCTGTGCGGTCTTTCGGAATCCGCCGGACGTGAGCTTCTGGAACGGGAGTTGGGCGGTCCGCTGGCGGACGCGGACCACGAGGCCGCCGCCGCTCTGTGCCGGGCCGCCGGTGGTCTGCCGCTGCCACTGCTGCGGGCGGCTGCCGTGGCGCGCTCCGGCCCGGAGGGCGAGGGCAGGCTCCCGCGCGTCGGCGAAGTCGCGGACCTGCTCCCGGCGTTGCTCGCCCAACTGGCCGACGACGAGTCGGTGATGGGGGTGCTGCACCTGCTCGCCACTTTCGACGGGGCGGAGGTGGCGGCCGTACATGTGGGGGCGCTGACGGAGGTGGCGGAGCCCGGCGCGGTGTGCGACCGGCTGGTGCGCCTGGGGCTGGCGTGTCTCGGCGAGTACGGCTACGCGTCCGTTGCCGACACGGTGCCGGTGGTGCGAGCGCGGTTCCCCGCGCCGTTCCCGGCCGAGCGGCTGTGCGACCACTTCACTCGGTGGGCGGCGCTCCGGGAAACCACGCCGCAGGAGCTGGCAGCCCACGGCAGGGTGCTGGAGAAGGTGGCCGAGGTGGCCGAGTCCTCGGGCCACCCGGATCTGGCAGTGCGGCTCGCACGGGCCACGTCGCCCGGGCTGGCCCGTTCGCTCCGGTTCGGTGTGTGGGGGCGGCTGCTCGGCCGTGGCTGGGCCGCGTCGCGCGCCGCGGACGACCGTCAGGCCGAGGCGTACTTCCTTCACGAGGAGGCCGTCCGGGCCCTGCTGATCGGCAAGCGGGTCGTGTACGCGGCGCTGCTGGCTCACGCGGCGTGGCTCGGGCATGAACTGGCCGCCGGGTCGGCGACCGGTGCCGGCGGAGGGGCGGGGGCCCACGCGAGCGGTGCAGCCGGAGGGGCGGGGGCCCACGCGAGCGGTGGGCAACCTTCCTTCGACGTCCACCACTACATGGGTCAGCACGGCTTCGGGTCGGCCCACTCAGGTGCTTCCGCCGGTCATGGCGCCCTGGCCCAGCCGTCGGTGGGCTCCGGAGGGGCAGGCTCCTGGGGCGGGGCCCCGGGCCATGGAAGTGCCGGTGCATCGGCCTCGGGGCACGGCGGTGGCGGTGCGTCTGTAGCTTCGGGGCACGGTGGCGGTAGCGCCTCGGGTCTCACGGGCCACGGTGGCGGTAGCGCCTCGGGTCTCACGGGCCACGGCGGGGCATCCGGTGCGGCCGCGCACTCGGCGGGTGCCGGTGGCGGTTCCTGGGGTGGCGCCACGACAGCGTCGTCCGGTGCCGCGACGACAACGACGGCAACGACAGCAACGACGGCAGCGACAACGGCGACGGCGGTGGGAGCGGCGAGTGCGGGCCTGAGCACCTTGGCCGTGACCCTCGTCTCCCTGGTCATCGCCTGTGCGCTGGTCGCGGGCGTGGGCTACGCCATCAGCTCGTCAAGTTCCCACAACGGACAGTCGCGATCGAGTGACGCGCGCAACGAGGCGCTGCCGACCCCGTCGTTCTCCCTCCCGTCGGAGCTGACAGATACCTCGACGCCCACTGACGATCCTCTTGAGGATCCGGCGGGGTGTGAAGAGCAGTCCGACGCGAAGCAGAAGTCCGATGAGGCCGGGGCAACGGCACCGATCACGAACCCCGCCGCTGATCAAGCGTGGGCCGCGAACGAGCAGCAGCTCTCAGAGGACCTGGCGGCGGCGGCCGGGGCCGCGACCGACCCATCGATCAAGTCGGCGATCCAGAAGGAGTCGTCGGATCACGCATCTCTCGCGAGCGCGATCACCCGCGATGACCTGGCGGCCATCGACCAGTATGTGGACGCCACCGGCGACGACGCATCCGCGGTGACCGATCTCTGCTACTCGTAGGAGCCATCATCGTGTCACCGTCACCTTCGCCGCCGCCGCCGTCGTCGCCGGGCGACGAGTTCACCGTCCGGATCGGCGGCGACGTGTCCGGCCCCGTCGTCGTCGGCCACGACAACCACGTCGAAGTGCACCAACCCGCCCCCGCGACCCCACCCGTGCCAGAACCGGACCCTGCGACGTCGACCCAGACCAACACGGCGAAGGGCCACGGCACTGTCTATGCCGTCACCAACGGCGACATGCACATCCACCAGGACGGGGGAGAGGGACGATACCCACAATGACCGGTACGTCCAGTACGTCCAGTACGTCCGGTACGACCGATGAACCGGGGCACGGGGGCGCGCTTGCCGTCCCTGCCAGTGCGGTGTGGCTCAAAGGGCAGCTGCTGGAGATCGCTTCCGCGCTGCACCCGGACCGCCGACCCGTGGTGGTCCGTGAGTGGACTGACCCGGTACGGCTGCGCGACCCCGCACCGGTCGGTCATCGCTTCCTGTTCCTCGTCTGCGTCAGCGGGGGCGATCCGCCCTCGTCTGCCGGTTTCGACGACGTCCTGAACGCCTTCACCGTGGCCGGCTGGAACGTGCACCGACGGTCTTCCGGCCACCCCGGGGAGAGCTGGGCGACGGCCCGGCGCGAAGAGTTCGAGGTCAAGGTCTACGAGGGCGACGGGCCCGGAATCCTGTCGCTCACCGGCTGGACACCGGTCGTGTACACCGAACGGCAGTTGGGCCAGCCGCTCTTCACCCTCACCACGGCCACTGGTGTGTTGTGCGACGACTGTCACGGCTGGGGGGTGTGCCTGCTCTGCGAAGGCAGGGCCTACAGCGGCGGCAGCGGCGGCTACGGGCGGTGCTCGTGTGCCGGAAACAACGCGGGGCCCGGCAAGTGTGTGGAATGCGCCGGGCGGGGTTTCCTCACCTCCGATGCGGTGTCGTGGAAGCGGAAGCAGTACGGACTGCCTGCTGCCGACCGGAGCGACGCCTGGCCACAGCCGCCGGCCGAGGACGGCCACGACTCCAACACCAGCGCGTTCGCCGATGTCGCCCAACGGCCCTGTGTATGCGGGGAGTTCCGGTGCTTCTGGTGCAACATCCTCACCCCGGCAGACGATCACCTCCTCTCCCGGTTCACCGGTATCTGCCAGGGATGCGCAGCGCAGCGCTCCTATGCGTTCACGCTTCCTCCCCGCGAGTGATTGACTGGGGCGCATGGACTTCGCGCGAGCGTTCCTGCACTCATGACAGGCCATCCCGCCGAGCGAGGCGGCCCTGTCCCGACGGCTGGGGCTGCGCCCCCTTTCGACCCCGAACTGAGCCTGGCGCTGGCGGCTTCGGGGGACGGGGCGAGGGAGCCGCTCACCCCGGAGAACCTTGCGGCCCGGCAGCGGCGGGATGCTGCCGCCCGGCCCAGGCCGACGGTCCGAGACCTCCGGGCCGACGGCCGGTTCGAGGTGGATGAGCTGTGTGTGCCGGGAGCGGCGGACGGTCAGGACCTCACGCTCGTGAGCGCACGGCCCGCCGGGATCGCCGGGCCGCTGCCGTTGCTGTACTACATGCACGGCGGCGGAATGATCATGGGTAACGCGTGGTCCGTGCTTCCGAAGCTGCTCAGCGACTGGGCTCTCGGACTGAAGTTGGCCGTCATCTCTGTCGAGTACCGGCTGGCACCGCAGACGCAGTACCCGGGGCCGGTGGAGGACTGTTACGCCGGACTCGTCTGGGTGGCCGCGCACGCGGACCGGCTGGGCATCGACACGGATCGCATCATTGTCGGTGGAAAGAGTGCCGGCGGCGGACTCGCCGCTGCCCTGGCCCTGCTCACCCGTGACCGGCGCGGGCCCGCGCCGATCGGGCAACTGCTCCTGTGCCCGATGCTCGACGACCGTAACAACACCGCCTCCAGCCACCAGATGGCCGGAATCGACACCTGGGACCGAACCTCCAACGCCACCGGGTGGCAGGCGCTGCTGGGCGCACGGTACGGGGCATCGGACCTGTCGCCCTACGCGGCTCCCGGGCGTGCCGAGGACCTGTCGAAGCTGCCCCCGGCCTATATAGATGTCGGGTCGGCCGAGACCCTCAGGGACGAGAACGTGGCCTACGCCCAGGCGATCTGGCAGGCAGGTGGCCAAGCCGAACTGCACGTATGGCCCGGAGCTTTCCACGGCTTCGACAGCATCGCGCCACGGGCAACTCTCAGCCGGGACGCCCGAGACGCCCGTACCCACTGGCTTCGGCGGATCCTCACGCAGTCCGATGCGAGCAGCGGACCTGCTGGCTGAGGCGCACGCCCAGCACGGCCTCGGGTGGCCGGCCGGCCGCGAAATCAGGCCAGGCCGGTCCACACCGTGTCAACGCCGGGTCCTGGACCGGACTACATGTCCTCGGGGACCTTGATGATGTCCCACTCCCGGTCGTCATTGTTGGCGCACTTCTGGAGCGTGAGCCGGTTCTTGGTGGTAACCGGCTTACCGGGCGGGCTGAACCCGTCGACGTTCAGGCAGAGTCCGTTGCTCGCTTGGTTGCGGAACCAGTAGTGGCCGTCGTCCTGCTTGGCGAGCCACCACAGCTGGTTGTCGGGATTGGTGCCGGCGCAGGTGGACTCGGACACCAGGGCCCCGATCGGCTGGCTGCCCCCCTCCGGCAGGTCCATGCAGAGGCGGTCCTTGATGTTGCGGATCTGGAAGAGGCTGTTGTTGTTCGGGCCGCCGTGCGGGTGCTGGACCTCAAGGTCCCAGATCTGGTTGTCCTGGTCCGTGGGGTTGCAGTCGTTCTCCTGGACCGGGCCGCCGATCTGGCCGTTGTCCCTGCCGGGGAGTTCGGCGCACAGGTGGGTGACCGAGTTCTTGATCAGTACACGCTTCTGGTTCGCCGGGTCGGGCTTCTTCTTGGGAGCGCCTCCGCCGCCGCCTCCGCCGCCTCCACTGCCGCCGCCGCTGTTGCCGGTGTCCGGGTTCGGAGCTGACGGCGTGGGCGGCGGGGGCACGCTGGCCGCGGGCGTCGGGAG
This genomic interval carries:
- a CDS encoding alpha/beta hydrolase → MTGHPAERGGPVPTAGAAPPFDPELSLALAASGDGAREPLTPENLAARQRRDAAARPRPTVRDLRADGRFEVDELCVPGAADGQDLTLVSARPAGIAGPLPLLYYMHGGGMIMGNAWSVLPKLLSDWALGLKLAVISVEYRLAPQTQYPGPVEDCYAGLVWVAAHADRLGIDTDRIIVGGKSAGGGLAAALALLTRDRRGPAPIGQLLLCPMLDDRNNTASSHQMAGIDTWDRTSNATGWQALLGARYGASDLSPYAAPGRAEDLSKLPPAYIDVGSAETLRDENVAYAQAIWQAGGQAELHVWPGAFHGFDSIAPRATLSRDARDARTHWLRRILTQSDASSGPAG
- a CDS encoding ATP-binding protein, which codes for MPDTDDNTRTPDGPGATHRIDVGGSVTGSVIAGNHNVVVDAQQGSQVTVLVGPERPRPQRRERAEVLPRSLPEPVGREEAAQALAAAVRDGGPVQLWGLPGVGKTTLLRHAARLLPPGPDGTVFLGGADRDIEDLAQDVFEACYEAPGYAPNRAELRRLMTGMRVTVYVDDADLTSDQLLELMDMAPQATFVFASAERTLWSGGTALELCGLSESAGRELLERELGGPLADADHEAAAALCRAAGGLPLPLLRAAAVARSGPEGEGRLPRVGEVADLLPALLAQLADDESVMGVLHLLATFDGAEVAAVHVGALTEVAEPGAVCDRLVRLGLACLGEYGYASVADTVPVVRARFPAPFPAERLCDHFTRWAALRETTPQELAAHGRVLEKVAEVAESSGHPDLAVRLARATSPGLARSLRFGVWGRLLGRGWAASRAADDRQAEAYFLHEEAVRALLIGKRVVYAALLAHAAWLGHELAAGSATGAGGGAGAHASGAAGGAGAHASGGQPSFDVHHYMGQHGFGSAHSGASAGHGALAQPSVGSGGAGSWGGAPGHGSAGASASGHGGGGASVASGHGGGSASGLTGHGGGSASGLTGHGGASGAAAHSAGAGGGSWGGATTASSGAATTTTATTATTAATTATAVGAASAGLSTLAVTLVSLVIACALVAGVGYAISSSSSHNGQSRSSDARNEALPTPSFSLPSELTDTSTPTDDPLEDPAGCEEQSDAKQKSDEAGATAPITNPAADQAWAANEQQLSEDLAAAAGAATDPSIKSAIQKESSDHASLASAITRDDLAAIDQYVDATGDDASAVTDLCYS
- a CDS encoding Crp/Fnr family transcriptional regulator, with the protein product MVNSAERRAGRRPRESWAWPSASVLGGLPRAARDRLLALGALVRYPGGRVLIREAEESTFMLILLDGVVKATGRTNDHRDALLAVRMGGDLVGEFAAVDGQPRSATVTTCGPVIARVVTRADFLDCMRHDRRIAQAVNESIVAKLRVATGHRIDFTGCDAPTRLARVLYQITMTYGERTGAGAIIRWPITQPELATLAGAAEPTVQKALRRLREAGVVSTGYRTFCVENLAQLRQLACA